In Ostrea edulis chromosome 4, xbOstEdul1.1, whole genome shotgun sequence, a single window of DNA contains:
- the LOC125653446 gene encoding putative nuclease HARBI1: MTCDATFRFVHCVAKWPGSVHDSRVFRESSLVRLFETGVRTGLILGDSGYGLKKYLMVPYLTPRTRAEEKFNTSLCRTRVTIEQAFGILKRRFPCLQVGKVQPDRVCATVIACVILHNLGIDKRDIVDPPPVNRRLMDEVALPDAGRRTEGKTV, encoded by the exons ATGACATGTGATGCAACTTTCCGCTTCGTCCATTGTGTTGCCAAATGGCCCGGTAGTGTACATGACTCCCGTGTCTTCAGGGAGTCCTCCTTAGTCAGACTATTTGAAACTG GTGTCAGGACAGGTCTTATTCTTGGAGACTCGGGTTACGGACTGAAAAAATACCTCATGGTTCCTTATTTGACCCCCAGAACTAGGGCAGAGGAAAAGTTCAACACATCCCTCTGTCGAACCAGGGTTACCATTGAACAGGCGTTCGGCATTCTAAAAAGAAGGTTTCCTTGCCTTCAGGTTGGAAA AGTGCAGCCCGACAGAGTCTGTGCAACAGTGATTGCATGTGTGATACTTCATAACCTGGGGATTGACAAGCGCGACATTGTTGACCCACCTCCCGTCAACAGACGTTTGATGGATGAGGTAGCCTTGCCTGATGCTGGACGTCGAACAGAGGGGAAGACTGTTTGA